A portion of the Francisella uliginis genome contains these proteins:
- the thrA gene encoding bifunctional aspartate kinase/homoserine dehydrogenase I, translated as MIVHKFGGSSLATAEKIKNVSNIIDCNDEAVVVSASAKTTSNLQKAIDQAIVGNDYDETLNTILDHHREIIGELIPEDENLKASIVADLRNIKHILSTITITNFCADNLRFFILGFGEIWSASILTAYLKSKDKDAFFIDASKCLIVNDSHSPVTVDWQSSLEKLDAIKKQNPANVYVITGFIAQNKYGKRTIIGLNCSDYSAAIFAKMLQASKLYIWTDVAGVYSANPQVVPEAKPLTQLTYKEALELAYFGASVVHPLTIAPMALEKTPIYIKSSYAPDESGTKISADKDENQGLIKGLTSVPDVAIVRVQGAGMIGVSGISLKVFKALDKAKISVMMISQASSEYTICFAVENSSSDRAIEVLRSEFEEEIRNNLIEDIIVEKHYSLITAVGEGMKSITGSLSKLVNSLKLANINIHAIAQGSSERSVTFAVKSEDEDRGVQAMHRHYNTISDDIAIVVIGAGNIGKEFIKQMKQTYQKWYEKGINLVLIGATNSRQMRVVYENLLFENIDNLLEENVEPVNLEKLAEFMSRASAVKKIVIDATASEAVSKSYTNFLQKGISVVTPNKYANSGNYEFYQELRKTANKSGSMFFYETNVCAGLPLITTLQNMVQSGDQVKSISGIFSGTLSYLFTQLNNGVIFSDAVKMAYDAGYTEPDPRQDLSGMDVARKTIILAREIGLNLSLNDLTIENLVPQELRDCSVEEFFEKLPTFNDQIMKQINDKKQDLAGVHYLGSIENGNASVGIQAYDETSPFANVKGTDNIVMINTQRYTQPMVIQGAGAGIEVTAAGVYADVITVIREK; from the coding sequence ATGATAGTACATAAGTTTGGAGGTAGTAGTCTCGCTACAGCAGAAAAAATAAAAAATGTATCGAATATTATAGATTGTAATGATGAAGCAGTGGTGGTTTCAGCATCAGCAAAAACTACTAGTAATTTACAAAAGGCTATAGATCAAGCAATAGTTGGTAATGACTATGATGAGACTCTTAATACAATTTTAGATCATCATCGTGAAATTATCGGAGAATTGATCCCAGAAGATGAAAATCTAAAAGCTTCAATAGTTGCAGATTTACGTAATATAAAACATATTTTAAGTACTATTACTATTACAAACTTTTGTGCAGATAATTTAAGATTTTTTATTTTAGGTTTTGGTGAAATATGGTCAGCGAGTATTTTAACAGCATATTTGAAATCAAAAGATAAAGATGCATTTTTTATAGATGCTTCGAAATGTTTGATTGTTAATGATAGTCATTCTCCTGTTACTGTTGATTGGCAATCAAGTTTAGAAAAACTAGATGCTATTAAAAAACAAAACCCTGCAAATGTATATGTAATAACAGGATTTATAGCTCAAAATAAATATGGCAAAAGAACTATTATAGGACTAAATTGTAGTGACTATTCAGCAGCAATTTTTGCAAAAATGTTGCAGGCTAGTAAATTATATATTTGGACAGATGTAGCCGGTGTTTATAGTGCAAATCCGCAAGTTGTGCCAGAAGCAAAACCATTAACTCAATTAACATATAAAGAAGCTCTAGAGTTAGCATATTTTGGTGCCTCAGTAGTACATCCTTTGACTATTGCACCAATGGCTCTAGAAAAAACTCCTATATATATAAAAAGTAGTTATGCACCAGATGAAAGTGGTACAAAAATAAGTGCAGATAAAGATGAAAATCAAGGACTTATAAAAGGTTTAACTAGTGTGCCAGATGTTGCTATTGTTAGAGTTCAAGGTGCTGGTATGATCGGAGTCTCTGGCATCTCTCTTAAAGTGTTTAAAGCTCTTGATAAAGCTAAGATATCTGTGATGATGATATCTCAAGCAAGCTCAGAATATACTATATGTTTTGCAGTTGAGAACTCAAGTAGTGACCGAGCAATAGAGGTTTTAAGAAGTGAGTTTGAAGAAGAGATAAGAAATAATCTTATTGAAGATATTATCGTTGAAAAACATTATTCTCTAATCACTGCAGTTGGTGAAGGTATGAAGTCAATAACAGGCTCTTTATCAAAGCTAGTCAACTCCCTTAAATTAGCAAATATAAATATACATGCCATTGCTCAAGGATCATCTGAGAGAAGTGTTACTTTTGCTGTTAAATCAGAAGATGAAGACCGTGGTGTCCAAGCGATGCATCGCCATTATAATACTATAAGTGATGATATTGCTATTGTGGTAATTGGTGCTGGGAATATTGGTAAAGAGTTTATCAAGCAGATGAAACAAACTTATCAAAAATGGTATGAAAAAGGTATAAACCTTGTACTTATCGGTGCTACTAACTCTAGACAGATGAGAGTTGTATATGAAAACTTACTATTTGAAAATATCGATAATTTGCTTGAGGAAAATGTTGAGCCAGTAAATTTAGAGAAATTAGCAGAGTTTATGTCTCGTGCCTCAGCAGTTAAGAAAATTGTTATAGATGCTACAGCAAGTGAAGCTGTTTCGAAAAGTTATACTAATTTCTTACAAAAAGGTATTAGTGTTGTAACACCGAATAAATATGCAAACTCTGGCAATTATGAGTTCTATCAAGAGTTAAGAAAAACAGCTAATAAAAGTGGCTCGATGTTTTTTTATGAGACAAACGTTTGTGCAGGTTTACCACTTATTACTACTTTACAAAATATGGTGCAAAGTGGTGACCAAGTTAAATCTATCAGTGGTATTTTCTCTGGGACATTAAGCTATTTATTTACTCAGCTAAATAATGGAGTAATATTCTCAGATGCTGTAAAAATGGCATATGATGCTGGTTATACAGAGCCAGATCCGCGTCAAGACTTATCTGGTATGGATGTCGCGAGAAAAACTATCATTCTAGCAAGAGAGATAGGTTTAAATCTTAGTCTAAATGATTTGACTATAGAGAATCTAGTTCCCCAGGAGCTAAGAGATTGTAGTGTTGAAGAGTTCTTTGAAAAGCTACCAACATTTAATGACCAGATAATGAAGCAAATAAATGATAAAAAACAGGATCTTGCAGGCGTTCATTATTTAGGATCTATAGAAAATGGAAATGCAAGTGTAGGTATTCAGGCTTATGATGAAACTAGTCCTTTTGCTAACGTTAAAGGCACAGATAATATCGTAATGATAAATACACAAAGATACACTCAACCAATGGTTATCCAAGGAGCTGGTGCTGGTATTGAGGTTACTGCTGCAGGTGTTTATGCAGATGTTATAACTGTAATAAGAGAAAAATAA
- the asd gene encoding aspartate-semialdehyde dehydrogenase, which produces MLRVGFIGWRGMVGSVLMSRMVESKDFNDISPTFFSTSQAGQNPTGFMQKYGVLQNAFDIEQLSKMDILLSCQGGEYTKDIHPKLRASGWQGFWIDAASTLRLDENSTLVLDPLNQDQITNAIRDGKKDFIGSNCTVSLMSLAIAGLLKENLIEWVNSSTYQAISGSGAAAMQELLEQASLLNKADDLNQDILTREKTLRELSKDDNLIPQQKTGQTLAYNLLPWIDVAMDNGQTKEEYKAATELNKILDTKKTIPVDGVCVRVPSLRSHSQALTIKLKEKLTIEEIKEKISKGNQWVKVIENNKEDTLKDLTPQATSGTLDIAIGRIKSSLLADDIFHCFTVGDQLLWGAAEPLRRVLNIIKTKI; this is translated from the coding sequence ATGCTTAGAGTTGGTTTTATTGGTTGGAGAGGAATGGTTGGCTCTGTTTTGATGTCTAGGATGGTTGAATCAAAAGATTTTAATGACATATCCCCAACGTTTTTCTCGACATCTCAGGCTGGACAAAATCCAACGGGATTTATGCAAAAATATGGGGTATTACAAAATGCTTTTGATATTGAACAGCTAAGCAAAATGGACATATTATTAAGCTGTCAAGGTGGTGAATATACTAAAGATATTCATCCAAAACTTAGAGCTAGTGGTTGGCAAGGTTTTTGGATAGATGCTGCATCTACTTTGCGTTTAGATGAGAATAGTACTCTAGTTTTAGATCCTTTAAATCAAGACCAAATAACTAATGCTATACGTGATGGTAAAAAAGATTTTATTGGCAGTAACTGTACAGTTAGTTTAATGTCTCTTGCAATTGCAGGATTATTAAAAGAAAATCTTATTGAATGGGTTAACTCTAGTACTTACCAAGCTATTTCAGGTTCAGGTGCTGCAGCAATGCAGGAGTTATTAGAACAAGCTTCTTTACTAAATAAAGCAGATGATTTAAACCAAGATATCCTAACAAGAGAAAAGACTCTACGCGAACTATCAAAAGATGATAATCTAATACCTCAGCAAAAGACAGGACAAACACTTGCTTATAATCTTCTGCCTTGGATAGATGTTGCTATGGATAATGGTCAAACTAAAGAAGAATATAAAGCAGCAACTGAACTTAATAAAATCCTTGATACTAAAAAAACTATTCCCGTTGATGGTGTATGTGTCAGAGTGCCTAGTCTAAGATCTCACTCACAAGCACTAACGATAAAGCTTAAGGAAAAGCTAACTATCGAAGAAATTAAAGAGAAAATCTCTAAAGGTAATCAATGGGTTAAGGTAATTGAGAACAATAAAGAAGATACTTTAAAAGATCTAACACCTCAGGCAACTTCTGGAACTCTTGATATTGCTATTGGACGTATTAAATCATCTTTATTAGCTGATGATATATTTCATTGTTTTACAGTAGGTGACCAGCTACTTTGGGGCGCGGCTGAACCTCTAAGAAGAGTTTTAAATATAATCAAAACTAAGATCTAA
- a CDS encoding UDP-N-acetylmuramoyl-tripeptide--D-alanyl-D-alanine ligase → MIKSLKQLAIQAGLEYIGEDILIQTVAINSNEIKQDALFVAIVASRDGHEFIPSAIENGAKALLVSKKQDLDIPQVVCANTIKGLRALAKEYRKSLKMPIISLTGSCGKTTVKEMIVTLLSGKKVHFTQGNFNNYLGVPMTILETSQDVDFAVVEAGTNVGGEIKAAADIIQPDIAMITNVGASHLENLKTLDGVMIEKGELLKALPSHGYCVVNLDDERIPTYVNKLDCHKITCSMSNKSADILLLDYQVSSEYYDVKVRIFDKEYNYKLPNIGKHNLLNSILAIASVVATGIEPAEFLSNTQKIKSYKGRFTSEKITDKLTLVDDTYNASVAAMKAAVDDLTDFQGKKILVASSMRELGDEAENYHRQMGQWLKQANLDRVYLFGDSQLMSCVLKQANDHRVSYYESKENLNNDLLNFIKKSQLSEAKIIVKGARSYKMEEVVAFIKQNIG, encoded by the coding sequence ATGATCAAATCACTAAAACAGCTAGCGATACAAGCAGGCTTAGAATATATCGGTGAAGATATTTTAATTCAAACAGTAGCTATTAACTCAAATGAAATAAAACAAGATGCTTTATTTGTAGCGATTGTAGCTAGTCGTGATGGACATGAATTTATTCCAAGTGCTATTGAAAATGGTGCTAAAGCGCTTTTAGTTTCAAAAAAACAAGACTTAGATATTCCGCAAGTAGTTTGTGCTAACACTATCAAAGGTTTAAGAGCTTTAGCAAAAGAATATCGTAAATCATTAAAGATGCCGATAATTTCTCTAACAGGAAGCTGTGGGAAAACAACAGTAAAGGAGATGATTGTAACTCTTTTATCTGGTAAAAAAGTGCATTTCACTCAAGGTAATTTTAATAACTATCTTGGTGTGCCAATGACAATATTAGAAACATCACAAGATGTTGATTTTGCAGTAGTTGAAGCAGGTACAAATGTTGGTGGTGAGATAAAAGCAGCTGCTGATATTATTCAACCAGATATCGCTATGATTACAAATGTTGGAGCAAGCCATTTAGAAAATCTAAAAACTTTAGATGGTGTGATGATAGAAAAGGGCGAGCTTTTGAAGGCATTACCTAGCCATGGCTATTGTGTAGTAAATCTTGATGATGAAAGAATTCCTACTTATGTAAATAAGTTGGACTGTCATAAGATAACCTGTTCAATGAGTAATAAATCTGCTGATATTTTACTTCTAGATTACCAAGTATCATCAGAGTATTATGATGTTAAAGTTAGAATATTTGATAAAGAATATAACTATAAGTTACCTAATATTGGTAAGCATAATTTACTGAATAGTATATTAGCTATAGCGAGCGTAGTTGCTACAGGTATTGAGCCAGCTGAATTTTTATCAAATACTCAAAAAATCAAGAGCTACAAAGGACGATTTACTAGTGAGAAAATAACTGATAAATTAACTTTAGTTGATGATACTTATAACGCTAGTGTTGCTGCAATGAAAGCTGCTGTTGATGATTTGACTGATTTTCAAGGTAAGAAAATACTTGTTGCAAGCTCTATGAGAGAGCTAGGTGATGAGGCTGAGAATTATCATAGACAAATGGGGCAGTGGTTAAAGCAAGCAAATTTAGATAGGGTATATCTATTTGGAGATAGTCAGCTAATGAGTTGTGTACTTAAGCAAGCGAATGATCATAGAGTAAGTTATTATGAGTCGAAGGAAAACTTAAATAATGACTTGCTAAATTTTATAAAAAAATCTCAGCTATCTGAGGCTAAAATAATAGTCAAAGGTGCTAGAAGTTATAAGATGGAAGAAGTAGTCGCTTTTATAAAACAAAATATAGGTTAA
- a CDS encoding DUF5677 domain-containing protein yields the protein MEYRYFEIWDKFILTRDKLFSDIKFKNQKEKFILVLEARINSLTEELLFLARNSRYTSSQILMRSTIETYIDLKCLVQDDSFIDVLIQSERESEKKYLENFSPNNKYYGLQFENDVQNRLKKLYKDNDKSKHIRIYQKFEKVGELDFYRTVYNYLCRHTHGNITALASKHFEDDKIKLNRSLISNSEFTFILSSSINTAIASTLEVLEEFNFKAENTILFREFIDDVNKLANIDSNSNK from the coding sequence ATGGAATATAGATATTTTGAAATTTGGGATAAGTTTATCCTGACACGAGATAAGTTATTTTCGGATATTAAATTTAAAAATCAGAAAGAAAAATTTATATTAGTGTTAGAGGCACGAATTAATTCTTTAACTGAAGAACTACTTTTCCTAGCTAGAAACTCAAGATATACTTCAAGTCAAATTCTAATGAGAAGCACAATTGAGACATATATAGATTTAAAATGCTTAGTTCAAGACGATTCTTTTATTGATGTTTTAATACAATCTGAAAGAGAATCTGAAAAAAAATATTTAGAAAATTTTAGTCCAAATAATAAGTATTATGGATTACAGTTTGAAAATGATGTTCAAAATAGGTTAAAAAAGCTTTATAAAGATAACGACAAGTCAAAGCATATTAGAATATATCAAAAGTTTGAGAAAGTGGGCGAGTTGGATTTTTATAGAACAGTTTATAATTATTTATGTCGACATACTCATGGCAATATTACGGCGCTTGCGTCTAAACACTTTGAGGATGATAAAATTAAATTAAATAGATCTTTAATAAGTAACTCTGAATTTACATTTATATTATCTTCATCAATAAATACAGCTATAGCATCGACACTCGAAGTTTTAGAAGAGTTTAATTTTAAAGCAGAAAATACTATATTATTTAGGGAATTTATTGATGATGTTAATAAACTTGCAAATATAGATAGTAATAGTAACAAATAA
- a CDS encoding Mur ligase family protein, which produces MRSISQILEFLGIQYLSKSDFQIESLYLDSRKCDSQSAFVALKGQTTDGNKYIETVISKGVNLVLTDSIEFEDRDKIFCVEGLKNKLASLAIWFYDYKKPKNIIGITGTNGKTSISNYIAQLLDLNAQKSLLLGTNGNGIYPNLKESSHTTLDILSLYQTINQYGQINSYYPEQSYCHPELDSGSRQDKPKLPPQSTPSYFDSAQQSEGELMNLVMEVSSHSLDQKRVKGLDFDIAVFSNLSHEHLDYHKTMQSYFEAKAKLFQFESLKKAIINIDDAYGQKLCDLCSCEVITVSMRSKQADVYLKIKTIENMQTSFELYASQKYLGTYQTALVGEFNLMNLALSFAALDGYLVREQLLENIANIQPVKGRMEVIQLDNGAKVIIDYAHTPDALEKALQTLQNYSQNTLWSIFGCGGDRDTTKRPEMAKIAEKYADKVIVTEDNNRFENIDNIFSDIKKGFNNVDQHKFIPSRRDAIKYVIEKSNAGDIILLAGKGHECYLDKNGVKEYFDEREVVNKYK; this is translated from the coding sequence ATGAGATCTATCAGTCAAATATTGGAGTTTCTTGGTATTCAATACTTATCTAAAAGTGATTTTCAAATTGAGTCACTTTATCTAGATAGTCGTAAATGCGATAGTCAATCAGCTTTTGTCGCGCTAAAAGGTCAAACAACAGATGGAAATAAGTATATTGAAACTGTTATTTCTAAAGGAGTTAATTTAGTTTTAACTGATAGTATTGAATTTGAGGATAGGGATAAGATCTTTTGTGTCGAGGGTTTAAAGAATAAGCTAGCAAGTTTAGCTATATGGTTTTATGACTACAAAAAGCCAAAAAATATCATAGGTATAACTGGTACAAATGGTAAGACTTCAATTTCTAATTATATTGCACAACTTTTAGATTTAAATGCTCAGAAATCATTATTATTAGGCACAAATGGTAATGGTATTTATCCCAACTTAAAAGAAAGCTCTCATACTACACTTGATATCCTGTCGCTGTATCAAACAATAAACCAATATGGTCAAATAAATAGCTATTATCCAGAGCAATCCTACTGTCATCCTGAACTTGATTCAGGATCTCGCCAAGATAAACCAAAACTACCTCCGCAATCCACCCCTTCATACTTCGACTCCGCTCAGCAATCTGAAGGAGAATTAATGAATCTAGTAATGGAAGTATCTTCCCACTCATTAGATCAGAAGCGTGTTAAAGGTTTAGATTTTGATATTGCGGTGTTTAGTAATCTTAGTCATGAACATCTTGATTACCATAAAACTATGCAGAGTTACTTTGAAGCAAAAGCTAAACTATTTCAGTTTGAGAGCTTAAAAAAAGCAATTATAAATATAGATGATGCTTATGGTCAAAAGCTTTGTGATCTTTGTAGTTGTGAAGTTATAACAGTGAGTATGAGATCAAAACAAGCAGATGTTTATTTGAAAATAAAAACTATTGAAAATATGCAAACAAGTTTTGAGTTGTATGCTTCTCAGAAATATCTTGGGACTTATCAAACAGCTCTAGTTGGTGAGTTTAACCTAATGAATTTAGCTTTAAGTTTTGCTGCTTTAGATGGATATCTTGTTAGAGAACAACTTTTAGAGAATATAGCTAATATCCAGCCTGTAAAAGGGCGTATGGAAGTTATCCAGCTAGATAATGGAGCTAAGGTTATAATCGATTATGCACATACCCCTGATGCTCTAGAAAAAGCTTTGCAAACACTACAAAATTATTCTCAAAATACTTTATGGAGTATCTTTGGTTGTGGTGGAGATAGAGATACCACAAAGAGACCTGAGATGGCTAAAATTGCTGAAAAATATGCTGATAAGGTTATTGTTACAGAAGATAACAACCGATTTGAAAATATAGATAATATTTTTAGCGATATAAAAAAAGGCTTTAATAATGTAGATCAGCATAAGTTTATTCCATCGCGTAGGGATGCTATCAAATATGTAATTGAGAAATCTAATGCTGGCGATATTATTCTTTTAGCTGGAAAAGGTCATGAATGCTATTTAGATAAAAATGGCGTCAAAGAATATTTTGATGAACGAGAAGTTGTCAATAAGTATAAGTAA
- the glyQ gene encoding glycine--tRNA ligase subunit alpha, translating to MLTFQEIILKLHHYWASKGCAIIQPLDMEVGAGTFHPATTLRAIGPEPWTAAYVQPSRRPTDGRYGENPNRTQHYYQYQVVMKPSPDNIQELYLGSLKELGIDALENDIRFVEDNWESPTLGAWGLGWEVWSNGMEITQFTYFQQVGGLECKPVMGEITYGLERLAMYIQNVDSMYDLLWANTQNGPLYYRDVFLQNEVEMSTYNFEEANVEELFKQFDLLEKEGYRLVEKNLPIPAYEFVLKASHTFNLLDARHAISVTERQGYILRVRKLALEVAKEYYNARERLGFPAFKK from the coding sequence ATGCTTACATTTCAAGAGATTATTTTAAAGTTACATCATTATTGGGCATCTAAAGGATGTGCTATTATTCAGCCATTAGATATGGAAGTAGGTGCTGGTACCTTTCATCCAGCTACAACTCTACGAGCGATAGGTCCAGAGCCATGGACAGCGGCTTATGTTCAACCATCTAGAAGACCTACAGATGGTCGCTATGGTGAGAATCCAAACCGTACACAGCATTATTATCAATATCAAGTTGTGATGAAGCCATCACCAGATAATATTCAAGAGCTATATTTAGGTTCACTAAAAGAGCTAGGAATTGATGCTTTGGAAAATGATATTCGTTTTGTTGAGGATAACTGGGAGTCGCCAACATTAGGTGCCTGGGGACTTGGCTGGGAAGTATGGTCAAATGGAATGGAGATCACGCAATTTACATATTTCCAACAAGTTGGTGGACTTGAATGTAAACCTGTGATGGGAGAGATTACATATGGTCTAGAGCGTCTTGCAATGTATATACAAAATGTTGATAGTATGTATGATTTACTTTGGGCAAATACTCAAAATGGGCCTTTATACTATCGTGATGTATTTCTACAAAATGAAGTTGAAATGTCAACTTATAATTTTGAAGAGGCAAATGTAGAAGAGCTATTTAAACAGTTTGATTTGTTGGAAAAAGAAGGCTATCGTTTAGTTGAGAAGAATCTTCCTATTCCTGCTTATGAATTTGTATTGAAAGCTTCACATACTTTTAACTTGCTAGATGCTCGTCATGCAATATCTGTTACAGAAAGACAGGGTTATATTTTGCGAGTTAGAAAGTTAGCTTTAGAAGTTGCTAAAGAATACTATAATGCTAGAGAAAGGTTAGGTTTTCCAGCTTTTAAAAAGTAA
- a CDS encoding FAD-dependent monooxygenase has translation MKIAINGAGVAGLSLAWWLEKYGFEVTVFEKKQKLPTEGYLINSWGSGYEVLTKMGLLYNIKEKAIELKYLKCHDNTDKKSTPINISSIIKNNYGKFISIKRVDLLSIIYGNLEKTNVVFGTHIVTFEENSDSVIIERSDGKKESFDIFIGADGFHSHTRSIAFDKDEYNEVDIETCIASFYSYSSKLNTNNSYDLYLDKDKQVSLISLGNQETIVTFAFDKSLITKKPETLEEKKEILLSLFKDFDGKVHEALKGINNVDDIFFDSVGQVKMENWHKGRVALVGDASSAPSLLAGQGSIFALCEAYILAGELHESKGDYATAFAEWQRKLKDTIDLKQANSLTNLSLFIPEKIFLEYISPLRGNLTSVPIFNQIFGAEILKYTIDLPIYI, from the coding sequence ATGAAAATAGCTATTAATGGCGCAGGAGTTGCGGGATTATCTCTAGCCTGGTGGCTTGAAAAGTATGGCTTTGAAGTAACTGTTTTTGAAAAAAAGCAAAAACTACCAACCGAAGGATATCTTATTAATTCCTGGGGATCTGGATACGAAGTATTAACAAAAATGGGGTTATTATATAACATAAAAGAAAAGGCTATCGAATTAAAGTATTTAAAATGTCATGACAATACAGATAAAAAATCTACTCCTATAAATATTTCATCAATAATAAAAAATAATTATGGCAAATTTATCAGTATTAAAAGAGTTGACCTTCTTTCTATAATTTATGGTAATCTTGAGAAAACTAATGTGGTTTTTGGCACTCACATCGTTACCTTTGAAGAAAATAGTGACTCAGTTATTATAGAACGCTCAGATGGTAAAAAAGAATCTTTTGATATATTTATAGGTGCAGATGGTTTTCACTCTCATACACGCTCTATAGCTTTCGATAAAGATGAATATAATGAAGTTGATATAGAAACTTGTATAGCTTCATTCTATAGCTATAGCTCTAAACTAAATACTAATAACTCTTATGATTTATATCTAGATAAAGATAAACAAGTCTCATTAATATCCTTAGGTAATCAAGAAACTATAGTTACTTTTGCGTTTGATAAATCTCTGATTACAAAGAAACCAGAAACACTAGAAGAGAAAAAAGAGATTCTATTATCATTATTTAAAGACTTTGATGGTAAAGTACATGAGGCTTTAAAAGGTATTAACAACGTTGATGATATATTTTTTGATAGTGTTGGCCAGGTGAAAATGGAAAATTGGCATAAAGGTAGAGTAGCCTTAGTAGGAGATGCTTCAAGTGCCCCTTCATTACTAGCAGGTCAAGGCTCAATATTTGCATTATGTGAAGCATATATTCTTGCTGGAGAATTACATGAGTCTAAGGGTGACTATGCAACAGCATTTGCAGAATGGCAAAGAAAGTTAAAAGATACTATCGACTTAAAACAAGCTAATAGCCTAACTAACTTATCTTTATTTATTCCTGAAAAAATATTTTTAGAATATATTTCTCCTTTAAGAGGAAATCTTACATCAGTTCCTATATTTAATCAGATTTTTGGTGCAGAAATATTAAAGTATACAATTGACCTACCTATTTATATATAA
- the malQ gene encoding 4-alpha-glucanotransferase gives MEKTGVLLAISSLPSHFGIGDLGKNAYKFVDILKQANIKIWQVLPLTPLGYGNSPYQSSSSFAGDEIYIAIDSLVEIGLLDKSDIKYCNADLDKVDYEVVRLHKDKLLQKAFENFKASNDESLKLEYKKFIDENSWALNYAIFKAFRKANNNQAWNLWPQEYKNWIKDKSIELEEYQSDIDYELFLQYVFYKQWFKLKEYANQNSIQVMGDLPIYLGFDSADVWEYQDVFLLDKDQNPTFVAGVPPDFFSATGQLWGNPLYDWDRLEETGFEFWIERLKGNFKLFDIVRIDHFRAFDTYWKIPAGAETAINGEWIEAPGYKFFDTVFEKLPNANIIAEDLGDLRPEVLELRDHYNLKGMKVFPFHFDLKTGSFIEDANIVAYSGTHDNNTLKGWYFDELNRYQRKLLKRYFRANDRNIFRKIIKYLLHCDAKYVILPVQDILELDSSARLNTPGTVGSPNWQWKLVDFDGLYQFISRLD, from the coding sequence GTGGAAAAAACTGGAGTCTTATTAGCGATATCAAGTCTTCCTAGTCACTTTGGTATTGGCGACTTAGGTAAAAATGCTTATAAATTTGTAGATATCTTAAAACAAGCAAATATTAAGATATGGCAAGTATTACCGCTTACACCGTTAGGCTATGGAAACTCACCATACCAATCTAGCTCTTCATTTGCTGGTGATGAAATATATATAGCTATTGATAGTTTAGTTGAGATAGGTTTACTAGATAAATCTGATATCAAATATTGTAATGCTGATTTAGATAAAGTTGATTACGAAGTAGTTAGGTTGCATAAAGATAAATTATTGCAGAAAGCTTTTGAAAACTTCAAAGCATCTAACGATGAGAGTCTTAAACTAGAATATAAAAAGTTTATTGATGAAAATAGTTGGGCATTAAACTATGCTATTTTTAAAGCTTTTCGAAAAGCTAATAATAATCAAGCTTGGAATCTTTGGCCACAAGAGTATAAAAATTGGATAAAGGATAAATCTATAGAGCTTGAAGAATATCAGTCAGATATTGATTATGAACTATTTTTACAATATGTATTTTATAAGCAATGGTTTAAGCTAAAAGAATACGCCAATCAAAATTCTATACAAGTCATGGGAGATTTACCTATTTATTTAGGTTTTGACTCTGCGGATGTATGGGAATATCAAGATGTATTTTTATTAGATAAAGATCAAAATCCAACATTTGTTGCTGGAGTTCCACCAGATTTCTTCTCTGCAACAGGACAGTTATGGGGAAATCCATTATACGACTGGGATAGATTAGAAGAGACTGGCTTTGAATTTTGGATAGAACGTTTAAAAGGAAATTTTAAGCTATTTGATATTGTTAGGATTGATCATTTTAGAGCCTTTGATACATATTGGAAGATTCCAGCAGGTGCTGAGACAGCTATCAATGGTGAATGGATAGAAGCTCCAGGATATAAGTTTTTTGATACTGTTTTTGAGAAATTACCTAATGCAAATATTATTGCTGAAGATCTTGGAGATTTACGTCCTGAAGTATTAGAGCTACGCGATCATTATAATTTAAAAGGGATGAAGGTTTTTCCTTTTCACTTTGATCTGAAGACTGGTAGTTTTATTGAAGATGCAAATATTGTTGCTTACTCAGGAACTCATGATAATAATACGCTAAAAGGTTGGTATTTTGATGAGCTAAATAGATACCAAAGAAAACTTTTAAAACGTTACTTTAGAGCTAATGATAGAAATATTTTTAGAAAAATTATTAAGTATTTGCTTCATTGTGACGCTAAATATGTAATATTGCCAGTGCAAGATATTCTTGAGTTAGATAGCAGTGCTAGACTAAATACTCCTGGTACAGTTGGCTCGCCAAATTGGCAATGGAAACTAGTTGATTTTGATGGGTTGTACCAATTTATATCTAGATTAGATTAA